A portion of the Lolium rigidum isolate FL_2022 chromosome 1, APGP_CSIRO_Lrig_0.1, whole genome shotgun sequence genome contains these proteins:
- the LOC124657426 gene encoding 1,2-dihydroxy-3-keto-5-methylthiopentene dioxygenase 3-like produces the protein MAAKKLLFILSVLATLVALETTYAHCGESSTHGELHFSHGLSLPGLDSCHGADTDLAGGMKIGVDDVVKAWYMDDVAVAENEDQRLPHHRQPDEAVPLAKLLDLGIVALRLDAENHERDENLTTMRQERGYLHMDIIELTPEKMPNYEAMIKRFFEEHLHTDEEVRYCLDGSGYFDVRDEDDQWVRVSLSKGGLIVVPAGIYHRFTLDSNNYIKAMRLFSGGPDWTAYNRPHDHLPARKNYLAALHSGRGSQQDRHSY, from the exons ATGGCAGCCAAGAAACTCCTCTTCATCTTGTCTGTCCTTGCCACCCTTGTGGCGCTGGAGACGACATATGCTCACTGCGGCGAGAGCTCCACCCATGGCGAGCTGCATTTTTCCCACGGCCTAAGCCTCCCTGGTCTGGACTCCTGTCATGGCGCCGACACCGACCTCGCCGGTGGCATGAAG ATCGGCGTGGACGACGTGGTGAAAGCATGGTACATGGACGATGTCGCCGTCGCTGAGAACGAAGATCAGAGGCTCCCCCATCACCGTCAGCCTGACGAGGCCGTCCCGCTTGCAAAACTACTTG ACCTCGGAATCGTGGCGCTGCGGCTAGATGCAGAGAACCATGAGCGGGACGAGAACCTCACGACAATGCGTCAAGAGAGGGGTTACTTGCACATG GACATAATTGAATTAACCCCAGAGAAGATGCCAAATTATGAGGCGATGATCAAGAGGTTCTTCGAAGAGCACCTCCACACCGATGAGGAAGTTCGTTATTGTCTCGACGGCAGCG GGTACTTCGATGTAAGGGATGAGGATGACCAGTGGGTCAGGGTGTCACTGAGCAAAGGAGGCCTCATTGTCGTACCGGCTGGAATTTACCACCGTTTCACGTTGGACAGCAACAACTATATaaag GCGATGCGTCTCTTTTCCGGAGGGCCGGACTGGACAGCCTATAACCGTCCCCACGACCATCTGCCGGCAAG GAAAAATTATCTGGCCGCATTGCATTCGGGAAGAGGAAGCCAGCAAGACAGACACAGTTATTAA